The following proteins come from a genomic window of Micromonospora zamorensis:
- a CDS encoding cation acetate symporter translates to MSNDFVVPAIVAVTLVTVGIGFYGLRLARTTSDFLVASRAISPTWNAAAIGGEYLSAASFLGIAGLVLKDGVDVLWYPVGFAAGYLALLLFVAAPLRRSGAFTLPDFCELRLGSRRLRILATAFVIFIGWLYLVPQLQGAGLTLATVAGSPYPVGALLVAAVVTANVALGGMRAITFVQAFQYWLKLTALAVPVIFLALQWQADGRPAVTPPDGPTFRVETTVVVEHRATLTLPDGEIREVRPGDELTFAAGDPVPDVSGVAADASDWLLPSAAGDDDRGLFGTYSLILATFLGTMGLPHVLVRFYTNPDGAAARRTTLVVLALVGAFYLLPTLYGVLGRIYTPQLLVSGQTDAVVVLLPGAALGDGTVGRLLTALVSAGAFAAFLSTSSGLLTSVAGVISTDVLGRGSVRGFRLATVIAGAVPTVLALHVSGLDVSQVVGLAFAVAASSFCPLLVLGIWWRGLTDLGAAAGVLVGGGAAIGAVLVTVLGPPLSGWPATLTTQPAAWTVPLAFTVMVAVSMATRRRAPADVAATMLRLHTPEALRM, encoded by the coding sequence GTGAGCAACGATTTCGTGGTTCCGGCCATCGTGGCGGTCACCCTGGTCACCGTCGGGATCGGCTTCTACGGGCTGCGGCTGGCCCGGACCACGTCGGACTTCCTGGTCGCGTCGCGGGCGATCAGCCCAACGTGGAACGCGGCCGCGATCGGCGGGGAGTACCTGTCCGCGGCGAGCTTCCTTGGCATCGCCGGCCTGGTCCTCAAGGACGGCGTGGACGTGCTCTGGTACCCGGTGGGGTTCGCCGCCGGCTACCTCGCCCTGCTGCTCTTCGTGGCGGCACCGCTGCGCCGCTCCGGGGCGTTCACCCTGCCCGACTTCTGCGAGCTGCGGCTGGGGTCCCGCCGGCTGCGCATCCTGGCCACCGCCTTCGTGATCTTCATCGGTTGGCTGTACCTGGTGCCGCAGCTCCAGGGCGCCGGGCTGACGCTGGCAACGGTGGCCGGCTCCCCGTACCCGGTGGGCGCCCTGCTGGTGGCCGCCGTGGTCACCGCGAACGTGGCGCTGGGCGGGATGCGGGCGATCACCTTCGTGCAGGCGTTTCAGTACTGGCTCAAGCTGACCGCGCTCGCCGTACCGGTGATCTTCCTGGCGTTGCAGTGGCAGGCCGACGGCCGCCCGGCGGTGACCCCGCCCGACGGGCCGACGTTCCGGGTCGAGACCACCGTCGTGGTCGAGCACCGCGCGACCCTCACCCTGCCCGACGGCGAGATCCGGGAGGTACGCCCCGGCGACGAGCTGACCTTCGCCGCCGGCGACCCGGTGCCGGACGTGTCCGGGGTGGCCGCCGACGCCAGCGACTGGTTGCTGCCCAGCGCCGCGGGTGACGACGACCGAGGGCTCTTCGGGACGTACTCGCTGATCCTTGCCACGTTCCTGGGCACCATGGGCCTCCCGCACGTGCTGGTTCGCTTCTACACCAACCCCGACGGCGCGGCGGCCCGCCGGACAACCCTGGTCGTGCTGGCCCTGGTCGGTGCCTTCTATCTGCTGCCCACCCTGTACGGGGTGCTCGGCCGGATCTACACCCCGCAGTTGCTGGTCAGCGGGCAGACCGACGCGGTGGTGGTGCTGCTGCCCGGCGCGGCCCTCGGCGACGGGACGGTCGGGCGGCTGCTCACCGCGCTGGTCTCGGCGGGCGCGTTCGCGGCCTTCCTCTCCACGTCGTCCGGGCTGCTGACCAGCGTCGCCGGGGTGATCTCGACGGATGTGCTCGGCCGAGGCTCGGTACGCGGCTTCCGTCTGGCCACGGTGATCGCCGGAGCGGTGCCGACGGTGCTGGCGCTGCACGTCTCCGGACTGGACGTGTCGCAGGTGGTCGGGCTGGCCTTCGCGGTCGCCGCGTCGAGCTTCTGCCCGCTGCTGGTGCTCGGCATCTGGTGGCGTGGCCTGACCGACCTGGGCGCCGCCGCCGGTGTGCTGGTCGGCGGCGGGGCGGCGATCGGCGCGGTGCTGGTGACGGTGCTGGGCCCGCCGCTGTCCGGCTGGCCGGCCACGCTCACCACCCAGCCGGCCGCCTGGACGGTGCCGTTGGCCTTCACCGTGATGGTCGCGGTGTCCATGGCCACCCGTCGCCGTGCCCCCGCCGACGTCGCGGCCACCATGCTCCGCCTGCACACCCCGGAAGCCCTCCGGATGTAG
- a CDS encoding ABC transporter ATP-binding protein translates to MTVEHPALALRGLAKRFDGTIAVAGVDLDVPAGSFYGLLGPNGAGKTTTLSMAVGLLRPDAGSARVLGQDVWQDPVAAKRLLGVMPDGVRLFDRLTGAELLAYNGLLRGMDPAVVDQRAAELLDVLALGDAGRTLVVDYSAGMKKKIGLACALLHGPRVLVLDEPFEAVDPVSAALIRDILTRYAAGGGTVVFSSHVMEVVERLCSHVAILASGTIKRVGTIGEVRGDRSLEQVFVEVVGGRTATGEELSWLSR, encoded by the coding sequence ATGACTGTTGAGCACCCCGCGCTCGCACTGCGTGGCCTGGCCAAGCGGTTCGACGGCACGATCGCGGTGGCCGGCGTCGACCTGGACGTCCCCGCCGGCTCCTTCTACGGCCTTCTCGGCCCGAACGGCGCCGGGAAGACGACGACCCTGTCGATGGCGGTCGGGCTGTTACGCCCGGACGCCGGCTCGGCCCGGGTGCTCGGGCAGGACGTCTGGCAGGACCCGGTGGCCGCCAAGCGGCTGCTCGGCGTGATGCCCGACGGTGTGCGCCTGTTCGACCGGCTGACCGGGGCGGAGCTGCTGGCGTACAACGGTTTGTTGCGGGGGATGGACCCGGCGGTGGTCGACCAGCGGGCCGCGGAGCTGCTGGACGTGCTGGCGCTCGGCGACGCCGGTCGGACGCTGGTGGTGGACTACTCGGCGGGCATGAAGAAGAAGATCGGCTTGGCCTGCGCGCTGCTGCACGGCCCTCGGGTGCTGGTGTTGGACGAGCCGTTCGAGGCGGTCGACCCGGTCTCCGCCGCGCTGATCCGGGACATCCTCACCAGGTACGCGGCCGGCGGCGGCACCGTGGTCTTCTCCAGTCACGTGATGGAGGTCGTCGAGCGGCTCTGCTCGCACGTGGCGATCCTGGCCAGCGGCACCATCAAGCGGGTCGGGACGATCGGCGAGGTCCGTGGTGACCGCTCGCTGGAGCAGGTCTTCGTCGAGGTGGTCGGCGGGCGCACCGCGACGGGCGAGGAGCTGTCGTGGCTGTCCCGGTGA
- a CDS encoding ABC transporter permease: MAVPVSTDAAPVRTVSARHFVRLKLRVMGNNFRGQGWRIAMFIGGVFLGLWFAASGFFLFALPGLTGDGQYAVLVAAAGGGLLVLGWLLLPLVFFGVDETLDPARFALLPLPRRTLVTGLFAAALVSVPVLAVLIASFGLVLTAWSLGGWSAGLVAVVGVIAGLLLCVAASRAVTSAFATMLRSRRVRDLAAVLLAVTAALLGPLQVFGLAALREADWTRLTGVATVIGWTPFGAPWTAGIDVAQGRVWAAPVKLLITVVALGALLAWWSRSLESAMVGAASAGKAPAQRGVTGGAIAQLFPKVAGWARRDRFGALVAREARYWWRDARRRANLITIAVVGIFVPVMINLGGAGFVAGDGPDSTTSAANSSPVLVTISMLFVGVVAAVTLANQFGFDGSAYAVNVVAGVPGRVELGARMTAFSLYVLPMLAFVAVVLSIVLGRPGWIGLTIGGLVATYGAGLAVNSLISVLGAYSLPETSNPFAMNSGAGMAKGLLTLLAMLASAVAAVPMVVAAALLGDAWLWLALPVGAAYGLGAALLGAYLAGDVLDRRQPELLATVTPRR; the protein is encoded by the coding sequence GTGGCTGTCCCGGTGAGCACGGACGCCGCGCCCGTACGCACGGTCTCCGCCCGGCACTTCGTACGGCTCAAGCTGCGGGTGATGGGCAACAACTTCCGTGGCCAGGGCTGGCGGATCGCGATGTTCATCGGTGGCGTGTTCCTCGGCCTCTGGTTCGCCGCCAGCGGCTTCTTCCTCTTTGCCCTGCCCGGCCTGACGGGCGATGGGCAGTACGCGGTGCTGGTCGCGGCGGCCGGCGGTGGGCTGCTGGTGCTTGGTTGGCTGCTCCTGCCGCTGGTGTTCTTCGGTGTGGACGAGACACTGGACCCGGCCCGGTTCGCGCTACTGCCGCTGCCCCGCCGCACTCTGGTGACCGGCCTGTTCGCGGCGGCTCTGGTGAGCGTGCCGGTGCTGGCGGTGCTGATCGCGTCGTTCGGGCTGGTGCTCACCGCCTGGTCGTTGGGCGGTTGGTCGGCGGGGCTGGTGGCGGTGGTCGGTGTGATCGCCGGGCTTCTGCTCTGCGTGGCCGCCAGCCGGGCGGTGACGAGCGCCTTCGCGACCATGTTGCGGTCCCGTCGGGTCCGCGACCTGGCGGCCGTGCTGCTGGCGGTGACCGCCGCGCTGCTCGGTCCGTTGCAGGTGTTCGGTCTCGCCGCGCTGCGGGAGGCCGACTGGACCCGGTTGACCGGCGTGGCGACGGTGATCGGTTGGACCCCTTTCGGCGCGCCGTGGACCGCCGGCATCGACGTCGCCCAGGGGCGGGTGTGGGCGGCCCCGGTCAAGTTGCTGATCACGGTGGTGGCGCTCGGTGCCCTGCTGGCCTGGTGGTCGCGGTCGCTGGAGTCGGCGATGGTGGGTGCGGCGAGCGCCGGTAAGGCTCCGGCGCAACGCGGTGTCACCGGCGGCGCGATCGCCCAGCTCTTCCCCAAGGTCGCCGGCTGGGCCCGTCGGGACCGGTTCGGCGCACTGGTCGCCCGGGAGGCCCGTTACTGGTGGCGGGACGCCCGCCGCCGGGCCAACCTGATCACGATCGCGGTGGTCGGCATCTTCGTGCCCGTGATGATCAACCTGGGTGGCGCGGGTTTCGTGGCCGGGGACGGGCCCGATTCGACGACGAGTGCCGCCAACAGCTCACCGGTCCTGGTCACCATCTCCATGCTCTTCGTGGGTGTGGTCGCCGCGGTCACCCTGGCCAACCAGTTCGGCTTCGACGGCAGCGCGTACGCCGTGAACGTGGTGGCCGGGGTGCCCGGTCGGGTCGAGCTGGGCGCGCGGATGACGGCCTTCTCGCTGTACGTCCTGCCGATGCTGGCGTTCGTCGCGGTGGTGCTGTCGATCGTGCTCGGCCGGCCAGGTTGGATCGGGCTCACCATCGGCGGCCTGGTCGCCACCTACGGTGCCGGGCTGGCGGTGAACAGCCTGATCTCGGTGCTCGGGGCGTACTCACTGCCGGAGACGAGCAACCCGTTCGCCATGAACAGCGGCGCGGGTATGGCGAAGGGGCTGCTCACCCTGCTGGCCATGCTCGCCTCGGCGGTCGCGGCGGTGCCGATGGTGGTGGCCGCCGCGCTGCTCGGTGACGCGTGGCTCTGGCTGGCCCTGCCGGTGGGTGCGGCCTACGGGCTGGGGGCGGCGCTGCTGGGCGCGTACCTGGCCGGTGACGTCCTGGACCGACGCCAACCGGAACTGCTGGCCACGGTCACCCCACGCCGCTAG
- a CDS encoding DUF397 domain-containing protein, whose product MTDPQPRWRTSTRSGDTGGACVEVADNLPGVVLVRDSKDRSGPTLTFAPAAWRGFVADAALAPSRQTG is encoded by the coding sequence ATGACCGATCCTCAACCCCGCTGGCGGACGTCGACCAGGTCCGGCGACACGGGTGGTGCCTGCGTCGAGGTGGCGGACAATCTGCCCGGCGTGGTGCTGGTTCGGGACAGCAAGGACCGCTCGGGCCCGACCCTCACCTTCGCTCCGGCCGCTTGGCGTGGCTTCGTCGCCGACGCTGCCCTGGCCCCCAGCCGGCAGACCGGCTAG
- a CDS encoding helix-turn-helix domain-containing protein, producing MNVEIWVRALKAARAGAEVSQEALASLTKWSPSTVAAIETGRRRPTMEFAVAADEALATGGLLAELLRAADRQRLPTWFVPWRNHEEQAIRLCEFEPCLIPGLLQTEDYARAVISAGGLNPTRVVDELVTVRMDRQQLWQRAESPQCVFVLDETALRRPIGGPAVLDAQLGRLMELAVMPSVRLHVVPLDAGAHVGLTGGFLLAELPDGERVTYVEDVARGHVIDDPDVVRLIGRKWDSLLGEALSTSASLDLIRKLKVTP from the coding sequence ATGAACGTCGAGATTTGGGTACGGGCGTTGAAGGCCGCCCGAGCCGGTGCCGAGGTTTCCCAGGAGGCTCTGGCTTCGCTGACCAAGTGGAGTCCGTCCACGGTGGCCGCCATCGAGACCGGGCGGCGTCGGCCGACAATGGAATTCGCGGTCGCCGCCGACGAGGCCCTCGCCACCGGCGGCCTCCTCGCCGAACTGTTGCGGGCCGCTGATCGGCAGCGGCTGCCGACGTGGTTCGTGCCGTGGCGCAACCATGAGGAGCAGGCGATCCGGCTCTGCGAATTCGAGCCGTGCCTGATTCCGGGACTCCTGCAAACCGAGGACTATGCCCGCGCGGTCATTTCCGCCGGTGGCCTGAATCCGACCAGGGTGGTGGACGAGCTGGTCACGGTTCGGATGGATCGACAGCAGTTGTGGCAGCGGGCAGAGTCGCCGCAATGCGTCTTCGTCCTGGACGAGACGGCTCTACGCCGCCCGATCGGTGGACCGGCGGTACTGGACGCTCAGCTTGGTCGGCTGATGGAACTCGCCGTCATGCCCAGCGTCAGACTGCACGTCGTGCCGCTTGACGCCGGAGCCCACGTCGGGTTGACGGGCGGGTTTCTGCTCGCTGAACTGCCCGACGGTGAACGGGTCACCTATGTCGAAGACGTTGCTCGTGGACACGTCATCGACGACCCGGACGTCGTGCGTCTGATTGGTCGGAAATGGGATAGCCTGCTCGGCGAAGCACTCTCCACAAGCGCCTCGCTGGATCTGATCCGGAAGCTGAAGGTGACGCCATGA
- a CDS encoding flavin reductase family protein, whose translation MRPLWRCRGCGVLWPCQPARLALLAEYRHDRVGLLVYLGSAMAEAGDQLARLNGRPADLHERFLGWARARGGTMFHVNHEPGAEIHSTDPFAVPSGQRSPVRRLRGRLAAPVTLWTAPGPAGLTVSSTLVAEGEPDRLVGLIDAESDFWAAAEEAGRFAVTPLGPPHRQLADRFAGLFPSPGGLFAAGTWIETPYGPVPADAGGWAACRLDTAREYGWGLLVEATIEAVDLAEEAAPLLHYRGRYHELPS comes from the coding sequence ATGCGGCCGCTGTGGCGGTGTCGGGGCTGCGGCGTGCTCTGGCCGTGCCAGCCGGCGCGGCTGGCGCTGCTCGCCGAGTACCGGCACGACCGCGTCGGGCTGCTGGTCTACCTGGGCTCGGCGATGGCGGAGGCGGGCGATCAACTCGCCCGCCTCAATGGGCGCCCCGCCGACCTGCACGAGCGCTTCCTTGGTTGGGCGAGGGCCCGGGGCGGCACAATGTTTCACGTGAATCATGAGCCGGGCGCCGAGATCCATTCCACCGACCCGTTCGCGGTGCCGAGCGGGCAGCGATCGCCGGTACGTCGACTGCGCGGCCGGCTCGCCGCGCCGGTGACCCTCTGGACGGCCCCCGGCCCGGCCGGGCTCACGGTGTCGTCCACCCTGGTCGCCGAGGGGGAGCCGGACCGGCTGGTCGGGCTGATCGACGCGGAGTCCGACTTCTGGGCGGCAGCCGAGGAGGCGGGCCGGTTCGCTGTCACGCCGCTCGGCCCGCCGCACCGGCAGCTCGCCGACCGGTTCGCCGGCCTGTTCCCCTCTCCGGGTGGGCTCTTCGCCGCGGGCACGTGGATCGAGACGCCCTACGGGCCGGTGCCGGCGGACGCGGGCGGTTGGGCCGCCTGCCGGCTGGACACCGCCCGGGAGTACGGCTGGGGCCTGCTGGTGGAGGCCACCATCGAGGCTGTCGACCTGGCCGAGGAGGCCGCTCCGCTGCTGCACTATCGCGGTCGGTACCACGAGCTGCCGAGCTGA
- a CDS encoding DUF485 domain-containing protein codes for MSTDTPAPAASQSDKYLAVQRSDEFAGLRRALRGFVFPMTVAFFLWYALYVILSAYARDFMGTKLFGSNINVALVFGLLQFVSTFLIAWLYSRYADRKIDPIADRIRAEIGEVTREDGSRG; via the coding sequence ATGTCCACGGACACACCCGCTCCGGCTGCTTCCCAGTCGGACAAGTACCTGGCCGTACAACGGTCGGACGAGTTCGCCGGGCTGCGGCGTGCGCTGCGCGGCTTCGTCTTCCCGATGACCGTCGCGTTCTTCCTGTGGTATGCGCTCTACGTCATTCTCTCCGCGTACGCCCGGGACTTCATGGGCACGAAGCTGTTCGGCAGCAACATCAACGTCGCGCTGGTCTTCGGCCTGCTCCAGTTCGTCTCCACGTTCCTGATCGCCTGGCTCTACTCCCGGTATGCGGACCGGAAGATCGACCCCATCGCCGACCGGATCCGCGCCGAGATCGGGGAGGTGACCCGTGAAGACGGTTCACGCGGTTGA
- a CDS encoding cation acetate symporter, with translation MKTVHAVETFLAAEAGNHTARNLTITLFLVFVAVTLAITIWASRQTKTATDFYAGGRSFSGFQNGMAIGGDYMSAASFLGIAGIIALYGYDGFLYSIGFLVAWLVALLLVAELLRNSGRYTMADVLAFRMRQRPVRTAAAVSTITVSIFYLLAQMVGAGALVALLLGIKPGTTFLGMDASTAKIATIIMVGALMIIYVTVGGMKGTTYVQIVKAFLLMGGALLMTILVLAKFNFNLSALLGQAAEASGKGSAFLEPGLRYGVEVAGNSTQTFYNKVDLLSLGIALVLGTAGLPHILIRFYTVPTAKAARKSVLWAIGIIGTFYLLTLALGFGAAALVGSAAITAQDKAGNTAAPQLAEALGIDFFGGELGGAALLAIIAAVAFATILAVVAGLTLASSSSLAHDFYANVIKRGDTSERQEVRVARISALVIGAVSIALSIYAQNLNVAFLVALAFAVAASGNLPAILYSLFWRRFNTSGAVWAIYGGLISAVLLVFFSPVVSGAATSMFPDHDWQWFPLSNPGILSIPFGFLCGWIGTVISKEHDEDKYAELEVRALTGSGAH, from the coding sequence GTGAAGACGGTTCACGCGGTTGAGACGTTCCTCGCGGCTGAGGCGGGCAATCACACCGCCCGCAACCTGACCATCACGCTGTTCCTGGTCTTCGTGGCGGTGACCCTGGCCATCACGATCTGGGCCAGCCGGCAGACGAAGACGGCAACCGACTTCTACGCGGGCGGCCGGTCCTTCTCCGGCTTCCAGAACGGCATGGCGATCGGCGGCGACTACATGTCGGCCGCGTCGTTCCTCGGCATCGCCGGCATCATCGCGCTCTACGGCTACGACGGCTTCCTCTACTCGATCGGCTTCCTGGTCGCCTGGCTGGTGGCCCTCCTGCTGGTCGCGGAGCTGCTGCGCAACTCGGGCCGGTACACGATGGCCGACGTGCTGGCCTTCCGGATGCGCCAGCGTCCGGTGCGTACGGCGGCGGCGGTCTCCACCATCACGGTGTCGATCTTCTATCTGCTCGCGCAGATGGTGGGCGCCGGCGCGCTGGTCGCGCTGCTGCTCGGCATCAAGCCGGGCACGACCTTCCTCGGCATGGACGCCTCCACCGCGAAGATCGCCACCATCATCATGGTCGGCGCTCTGATGATCATCTACGTCACCGTGGGTGGCATGAAGGGCACCACCTACGTGCAGATCGTCAAGGCGTTCCTGCTCATGGGCGGCGCGCTGCTGATGACGATCCTGGTGCTGGCGAAGTTCAACTTCAACCTGTCGGCGCTCCTGGGCCAGGCCGCCGAGGCGTCCGGCAAGGGCAGCGCGTTCCTCGAACCCGGGTTGCGGTACGGGGTCGAGGTCGCCGGCAACTCGACGCAGACCTTCTACAACAAGGTGGACCTGCTGTCGCTGGGTATCGCCCTGGTGCTCGGCACCGCCGGTCTGCCGCACATCCTGATCCGCTTCTACACGGTGCCGACCGCGAAGGCGGCCCGTAAGAGCGTGCTCTGGGCGATCGGCATCATCGGCACCTTCTACCTGCTCACCCTGGCCCTCGGCTTCGGTGCGGCGGCATTGGTGGGCAGCGCGGCGATCACCGCGCAGGACAAGGCCGGCAACACCGCGGCGCCCCAGCTGGCCGAAGCGCTCGGAATCGACTTCTTCGGCGGCGAACTGGGTGGTGCGGCGCTGCTGGCGATCATCGCGGCGGTCGCCTTCGCCACCATCCTGGCGGTGGTCGCCGGGTTGACGTTGGCCTCGTCGTCCAGCCTGGCGCACGACTTCTACGCCAACGTCATCAAGCGGGGTGACACGTCGGAGCGGCAGGAGGTACGCGTCGCCCGGATCTCCGCCCTGGTGATCGGCGCGGTGTCGATCGCCCTGTCGATCTACGCACAGAACCTCAACGTGGCGTTCCTGGTGGCGCTGGCCTTCGCGGTCGCCGCCTCGGGCAACCTGCCGGCGATCCTCTACAGCCTCTTCTGGCGGCGGTTCAACACCTCCGGCGCGGTGTGGGCGATCTACGGCGGTCTGATCTCGGCCGTGCTGCTGGTGTTCTTCTCGCCGGTGGTCTCCGGCGCGGCGACGTCGATGTTCCCGGACCACGACTGGCAGTGGTTCCCGCTGTCCAACCCGGGCATCCTCTCCATCCCGTTCGGTTTCCTGTGCGGGTGGATCGGCACCGTCATCTCCAAGGAGCACGACGAGGACAAGTACGCGGAGCTGGAGGTGCGGGCCCTCACGGGCTCCGGCGCCCACTGA
- a CDS encoding NAD-dependent epimerase/dehydratase family protein has translation MKVAERFGSGHRVLVTGGAGFVPSHLVDSLIARGCTVVALDNFVTGSKENVAHLLDRPTFTLVEADLSDGLPTDHPALAERFDAILHMASPASPTDFAQLPVEILRVGSVGTLHLLERAVADGARFLMASTSEAYGDPKEHPQRETYWGNVNPIGVRSVYDEAKRFSEAATMAYHRYRGLDGAIVRIFNTYGPRMRPDDGRAIPTFISQALRGEPITVHGTGNQTRSICFVEDLVRGILLLLDSTETGPVNCGTEHELTMRQLAELIVSLSDSSSEVTFVTRSSDDPEMRRPDLTLARELLGYEPTVAPEVGLRRTIEHFRARLG, from the coding sequence ATGAAGGTTGCTGAGCGCTTCGGTTCCGGTCACCGCGTTCTCGTCACCGGCGGTGCCGGTTTCGTCCCGTCGCACCTGGTGGATTCCCTGATCGCCCGGGGCTGCACGGTGGTGGCGCTGGACAACTTCGTGACCGGCTCCAAGGAGAACGTCGCCCACCTGCTGGACCGGCCCACCTTCACGCTCGTCGAGGCGGACCTCTCCGACGGCCTGCCGACCGACCACCCGGCGCTGGCCGAGCGGTTCGACGCGATCCTGCACATGGCCTCGCCGGCCAGCCCCACCGACTTCGCGCAACTGCCGGTGGAGATCCTCCGGGTCGGCTCGGTGGGCACCCTGCACCTGCTGGAGCGCGCGGTCGCCGACGGCGCCCGGTTCCTGATGGCCTCCACCTCCGAGGCGTACGGGGACCCGAAGGAGCACCCGCAGCGCGAGACCTACTGGGGCAACGTCAACCCGATCGGGGTCCGCAGCGTCTACGACGAGGCCAAGCGCTTCTCCGAGGCCGCGACGATGGCGTACCACCGCTACCGCGGGCTCGACGGGGCGATCGTCCGGATCTTCAACACGTACGGCCCGCGGATGCGCCCGGACGACGGCCGCGCCATCCCCACGTTCATCTCCCAGGCGCTGCGCGGCGAGCCGATCACCGTGCACGGCACCGGCAACCAGACCCGTTCGATCTGCTTCGTCGAGGACCTGGTGCGGGGCATCCTGCTGCTGCTCGACTCGACCGAGACCGGCCCGGTCAACTGCGGCACCGAGCACGAGCTGACCATGCGGCAACTCGCCGAGTTGATCGTGTCGCTCTCCGACAGCAGCTCCGAGGTGACCTTCGTCACCCGCAGCTCGGACGACCCGGAGATGCGCCGCCCCGATCTCACGCTCGCCCGTGAACTGCTCGGATACGAGCCGACGGTCGCGCCCGAAGTTGGCCTGCGGCGCACGATTGAGCACTTCCGGGCACGGCTAGGGTAA
- a CDS encoding LCP family protein, translating into MSATSSAGVPHPYLHRSAGRASVPGPDRGASGRARPTEARFYPSYDEEEPRPGGPAGPRGPGGPGGAGGSGRRGPRPRWGRIALVAGVAVLVLALLGSVGAWLYARNLNNDLARTDPFAEITGGRPVKTVDGALNILLVGSDSRDPDAPVDTRSEWRADTVIVMHIPADHQEAYLVSIPRDLYVPIPESAGADCDSGERAKINAAFAFGGLPLAVRTVECFTDVRIDHVMAIDFGGFKEVTDALGGVDLKVERTVTSIHKPYRTFTKGTNHMDGAEALDWIRQRKQFPDGDFARMRHQQEFLRALMDKAASSGTLANPKKLNDFLQSVTAAVTVDQGFSVTDMALQFRNLRGQNLTFVTSPNSGSETRNGESVVVSDREKALAMYKAMSADTMADWVKANPPKGNAGG; encoded by the coding sequence ATGTCCGCGACTTCGTCTGCCGGCGTCCCGCATCCGTACCTGCACCGCAGCGCCGGGCGCGCGTCGGTGCCCGGCCCCGATCGGGGCGCCTCCGGGCGTGCCCGTCCGACCGAGGCACGCTTCTACCCGTCGTACGACGAGGAGGAGCCCAGGCCCGGCGGCCCGGCGGGGCCACGCGGGCCCGGCGGCCCGGGTGGTGCCGGCGGGTCCGGGCGGCGTGGCCCGCGACCGCGCTGGGGTCGGATCGCCCTGGTGGCCGGGGTCGCGGTGCTGGTGCTGGCGTTGCTCGGCAGCGTGGGGGCCTGGCTCTACGCCCGCAACCTCAACAACGACCTGGCCCGCACCGACCCGTTCGCGGAGATCACCGGTGGCCGGCCGGTCAAGACCGTCGACGGCGCGCTGAACATCCTGCTGGTCGGCAGCGACTCACGGGACCCGGACGCACCTGTCGACACCAGGAGTGAGTGGCGCGCCGACACGGTCATCGTGATGCACATCCCGGCCGACCACCAGGAGGCCTACCTGGTCTCCATTCCGCGTGACCTCTACGTGCCGATCCCGGAGAGCGCCGGCGCGGACTGCGACTCCGGTGAGCGCGCGAAGATCAACGCGGCGTTCGCGTTCGGCGGGCTGCCGCTGGCGGTACGCACCGTGGAGTGCTTCACCGACGTGCGGATCGACCATGTGATGGCGATCGACTTCGGCGGGTTCAAGGAGGTCACCGACGCCCTCGGCGGGGTGGACCTGAAGGTGGAGCGGACGGTCACCTCGATCCACAAGCCGTACCGGACGTTCACCAAGGGCACCAACCACATGGACGGCGCGGAGGCTCTGGACTGGATCCGGCAGCGTAAGCAGTTCCCGGATGGGGACTTCGCCCGGATGCGGCACCAGCAAGAGTTCCTTCGGGCGCTGATGGACAAGGCGGCGAGCAGCGGCACGCTGGCGAACCCGAAGAAGCTCAACGATTTCCTCCAGTCGGTGACCGCGGCCGTAACCGTTGACCAGGGTTTCTCGGTTACAGACATGGCGCTGCAGTTCCGCAACCTGCGCGGCCAGAACCTCACCTTTGTGACCAGCCCGAACTCGGGCAGCGAGACGAGAAACGGCGAGTCGGTGGTCGTCTCGGACCGGGAGAAGGCGCTTGCCATGTACAAGGCCATGTCGGCGGACACCATGGCGGACTGGGTCAAGGCCAACCCGCCGAAGGGCAACGCCGGCGGCTGA